In Leptolyngbya sp. FACHB-261, a genomic segment contains:
- a CDS encoding PfkB family carbohydrate kinase, whose protein sequence is MVADSQLLLRLDQGSQDPINATSEQALLDRLAALWQGCDAVIVSDYCYGILTPRIIQALTQWQGLAPRPLVVDARQLSAYREVGVTAVQPNYQEALQLLGELSSENLSSEDFSSEKRVEQITAHGPRLLELAGARLAAISLDCDGALIFEHGHPVHRTYAPAIPEAHPAGAGDTFVSAFTLALAAGAAPSLAADLASAAAAVVVAQAGTTACSGADLQSSLELLNRSLR, encoded by the coding sequence TTGGTTGCCGACTCGCAGTTACTCCTGCGCCTCGACCAAGGCAGCCAGGACCCGATCAACGCAACCAGCGAACAGGCCCTCCTCGACCGCCTGGCAGCGCTTTGGCAGGGTTGTGATGCGGTGATTGTCTCGGATTACTGCTACGGCATTTTGACCCCCCGGATTATCCAGGCACTGACCCAGTGGCAAGGTCTGGCACCTCGCCCACTCGTGGTCGATGCCAGACAATTGAGCGCTTACCGCGAGGTGGGCGTGACTGCCGTGCAGCCCAATTACCAAGAAGCTTTGCAGCTGTTGGGTGAACTCAGCTCAGAGAACCTCAGCTCAGAGGATTTCAGTTCAGAAAAGCGGGTAGAGCAAATCACCGCCCACGGCCCGCGCCTTCTGGAGCTGGCTGGAGCCCGCCTTGCCGCGATTAGCCTTGATTGCGATGGTGCTTTGATCTTCGAACACGGGCACCCAGTTCACCGCACCTATGCCCCAGCCATCCCTGAAGCACATCCGGCAGGAGCTGGTGACACCTTTGTCAGTGCCTTCACCCTGGCTTTGGCGGCGGGAGCAGCGCCGAGCTTAGCGGCAGATTTGGCATCCGCTGCTGCGGCTGTCGTGGTGGCTCAAGCTGGCACTACCGCCTGTTCTGGGGCAGATCTACAAAGCAGCCTTGAACTTTTGAACAGGAGCTTGCGATGA